Proteins encoded together in one Procambarus clarkii isolate CNS0578487 chromosome 11, FALCON_Pclarkii_2.0, whole genome shotgun sequence window:
- the LOC123758282 gene encoding tripartite motif-containing protein 2 isoform X1, translated as MWCCRPAFQLHRGVGREEVMSSTLVETVSINYEDFNESFLTCGTCLSLIWTGSFDGGEHTPKLLHCSHTVCLHCLTRIVASHARDDGTFRCPICRESIRIPSGGVAALPPSFLVNQLLDLMSRQRREVVPKCSTHANQELLFCESCDLVFCTQCSNGSHQGSAASYQHTVIPLSIAIKRMSEILCYKANECYSKLNEASDAVTSEMHQLDHAVDSTFEDVNRAFQAIIDTIEQRREAVISNVKKMRDEKKKVLQDQLDIIEGERRKVQQECEGLQYQVEVRNITKKIAHLNTKIDSLSTLVEPRENAFLKFESQHNEAFDQIQATIEDYGRVVTSKTFPSLSFMKAKKAMTHLRSEVVVHTVDYDGESQCTGGDPVEAEVKSEGGDVVENQIEDNEDGSYSVFFTPEQGGTHSIAVKIFGRSIKESPLHVEVIDEHNPDIVYGTRGSGKDQFLQPVGICIDDNEFMYVADTGNSRIKVLSPQLKEVQHIVGDALEGRSVTGITRTPSSSLVFVNWRKKTITEVTSSGQLLSQFTHEQLIEPTTLAVNSDGEILVADNAVNSVFVFLPGGKLVRKWGVKGSKPGQLGSIAALCTGPDNEVIVADSRIQVFSPEGQYSRTIFETKGKGPKGTYGGLFLDPKGFLLATRQERNNSRIQVFDYTLGTLIFTIDSREAKLKRPSGLATTRDGHVVIVDLGNDCVKKFRYM; from the exons CTCTGATATGGACAGGTTCCTTTGATGGAGGTGAACATACACCGAAGCTACTCCACTGCTCTCATACTGTATGTCTTCACTGCCTCACTCGCATCGTCGCTTCCCACGCACGTGATGACGGCACTTTCCGCTGTCCAATATGCCGGGAATCTATTCGCATTCCTTCGGGTGGGGTGGCTGCCCTACCCCCCTCATTCTTAGTGAATCAGCTGCTGGATCTCATGTCCCGACAGCGGCGAGAAGTTGTGCCCaaatgttccacccatgctaatcaG GAATTGTTGTTTTGTGAATCGTGTGATCTGGTGTTCTGTACACAGTGTAGCAATGGCTCTCATCAGGGCAGTGCTGCTAGCTATCAACACACAGTCATTCCGCTTTCCATTGCAATTAAGAGAATGTCAGAAATCCTGTGCTACAAGGCAAATGAGTGTTATTCAAAG TTAAATGAGGCGAGCGATGCAGTGACGTCAGAAATGCACCAGCTGGATCATGCAGTTGACTCGACCTTTGAAGATGTCAACAGAGCATTCCAAGCCATTATTGACACTATTGAGCAACGTCGGGAAGCAGTCATTAGCAATGTTAAAAAAATGCGTGATGAGAAAAAGAAGGTTTTGCAG GACCAATTGGACATCATTGAGGGAGAGAGACGGAAAGTTCAACAGGAGTGTGAAGGTCTTCAGTACCAAGTAGAAGTTCGGAACATTACCAAGAAGATTGCGCACCTAAATACAAAAATTGATTCTTTATCCACTCTAGTTGAGCCAAGAGAAAATGCTTTCTTGAAATTTGAAAGTCAGCACAATGAAGCATTTGATCAGATTCAGGCAACTATTGAGGATTATGGGCGAGTGGTTACGAGCAAAACCTTCCCAAGTCTCTCTTTTATGAAAGCCAAGAAAGCCATGACTCACTTAAGAAGCGAGGTTGTAGTTCATACTGTTGATTACGACGGGGAGAGTCAGTGCACAGGTGGGGACCCCGTTGAAGCAGAAGTCAAATCGGAGGGCGGTGATGTGGTCGAGAATCAAATTGAGGACAATGAGGATGGATCTTACTCTGTGTTCTTTACTCCTGAGCAAGGTGGGACACACAGTATTGCAGTGAAAATATTTGGAAGATCCATCAAGGAAAGCCCATTGCACGTTGAAGTGATCGATGAACATAATCCAGATATTGTGTATGGTACACGTGGCTCAGGAAAGGACCAGTTCTTACAACCTGTGGGAATTTGTATAGATGACAATGAGTTTATGTATGTGGCAGATACTGGAAATTCTCGCATTAAGGTACTAAGCCCTCAGTTGAAAGAAGTGCAACATATAGTGGGAGATGCATTAGAAGGTAGAAGTGTTACGGGCATTACTCGAACTCCCAGCAGTTCCCTCGTGTTTGTTAACTGGCGGAAGAAGACAATAACAGAAGTGACGTCCTCTGGTCAACTCCTTTCTCAGTTCACTCACGAGCAGTTGATTGAACCAACAACTCTTGCAGTTAACAGTGATGGTGAAATTCTTGTAGCAGACAATGCAGTGAATTCGGTTTTTGTTTTTCTTCCTGGTGGGAAATTGGTCAGAAAATGGGGAGTAAAAGGGAGCAAGCCAGGTCAGTTGGGATCCATTGCTGCATTGTGCACCGGTCCTGATAATGAAGTAATAGTCGCCGATTCCAGGATACAAGTTTTCTCTCCTGAAGGGCAGTACTCGCGCACTATTTTTGAAACCAAAG GGAAAGGACCTAAAGGAACATATGGTGGGCTGTTTCTGGACCCTAAAGGCTTTTTGCTCGCCACCAGACAAGAACGGAACAACTCTCGGATTCAGGTGTTTGATTACACTCTTGGAACCCTCATCTTCACCATAGACTCCCGCGAAGCCAAACTGAAGCGGCCTTCAGGTTTAGCCACAACACGAGATGGACATGTTGTTATTGTTGATCTCGGTAACGACTGCGTCAAGAAATTCAGGTACATGTAG
- the LOC123758282 gene encoding tripartite motif-containing protein 2 isoform X2, giving the protein MWCCRPAFQLHRGVGREEVMSSTLVETVSINYEDFNESFLTCGTCLCSFDGGEHTPKLLHCSHTVCLHCLTRIVASHARDDGTFRCPICRESIRIPSGGVAALPPSFLVNQLLDLMSRQRREVVPKCSTHANQELLFCESCDLVFCTQCSNGSHQGSAASYQHTVIPLSIAIKRMSEILCYKANECYSKLNEASDAVTSEMHQLDHAVDSTFEDVNRAFQAIIDTIEQRREAVISNVKKMRDEKKKVLQDQLDIIEGERRKVQQECEGLQYQVEVRNITKKIAHLNTKIDSLSTLVEPRENAFLKFESQHNEAFDQIQATIEDYGRVVTSKTFPSLSFMKAKKAMTHLRSEVVVHTVDYDGESQCTGGDPVEAEVKSEGGDVVENQIEDNEDGSYSVFFTPEQGGTHSIAVKIFGRSIKESPLHVEVIDEHNPDIVYGTRGSGKDQFLQPVGICIDDNEFMYVADTGNSRIKVLSPQLKEVQHIVGDALEGRSVTGITRTPSSSLVFVNWRKKTITEVTSSGQLLSQFTHEQLIEPTTLAVNSDGEILVADNAVNSVFVFLPGGKLVRKWGVKGSKPGQLGSIAALCTGPDNEVIVADSRIQVFSPEGQYSRTIFETKGKGPKGTYGGLFLDPKGFLLATRQERNNSRIQVFDYTLGTLIFTIDSREAKLKRPSGLATTRDGHVVIVDLGNDCVKKFRYM; this is encoded by the exons GTTCCTTTGATGGAGGTGAACATACACCGAAGCTACTCCACTGCTCTCATACTGTATGTCTTCACTGCCTCACTCGCATCGTCGCTTCCCACGCACGTGATGACGGCACTTTCCGCTGTCCAATATGCCGGGAATCTATTCGCATTCCTTCGGGTGGGGTGGCTGCCCTACCCCCCTCATTCTTAGTGAATCAGCTGCTGGATCTCATGTCCCGACAGCGGCGAGAAGTTGTGCCCaaatgttccacccatgctaatcaG GAATTGTTGTTTTGTGAATCGTGTGATCTGGTGTTCTGTACACAGTGTAGCAATGGCTCTCATCAGGGCAGTGCTGCTAGCTATCAACACACAGTCATTCCGCTTTCCATTGCAATTAAGAGAATGTCAGAAATCCTGTGCTACAAGGCAAATGAGTGTTATTCAAAG TTAAATGAGGCGAGCGATGCAGTGACGTCAGAAATGCACCAGCTGGATCATGCAGTTGACTCGACCTTTGAAGATGTCAACAGAGCATTCCAAGCCATTATTGACACTATTGAGCAACGTCGGGAAGCAGTCATTAGCAATGTTAAAAAAATGCGTGATGAGAAAAAGAAGGTTTTGCAG GACCAATTGGACATCATTGAGGGAGAGAGACGGAAAGTTCAACAGGAGTGTGAAGGTCTTCAGTACCAAGTAGAAGTTCGGAACATTACCAAGAAGATTGCGCACCTAAATACAAAAATTGATTCTTTATCCACTCTAGTTGAGCCAAGAGAAAATGCTTTCTTGAAATTTGAAAGTCAGCACAATGAAGCATTTGATCAGATTCAGGCAACTATTGAGGATTATGGGCGAGTGGTTACGAGCAAAACCTTCCCAAGTCTCTCTTTTATGAAAGCCAAGAAAGCCATGACTCACTTAAGAAGCGAGGTTGTAGTTCATACTGTTGATTACGACGGGGAGAGTCAGTGCACAGGTGGGGACCCCGTTGAAGCAGAAGTCAAATCGGAGGGCGGTGATGTGGTCGAGAATCAAATTGAGGACAATGAGGATGGATCTTACTCTGTGTTCTTTACTCCTGAGCAAGGTGGGACACACAGTATTGCAGTGAAAATATTTGGAAGATCCATCAAGGAAAGCCCATTGCACGTTGAAGTGATCGATGAACATAATCCAGATATTGTGTATGGTACACGTGGCTCAGGAAAGGACCAGTTCTTACAACCTGTGGGAATTTGTATAGATGACAATGAGTTTATGTATGTGGCAGATACTGGAAATTCTCGCATTAAGGTACTAAGCCCTCAGTTGAAAGAAGTGCAACATATAGTGGGAGATGCATTAGAAGGTAGAAGTGTTACGGGCATTACTCGAACTCCCAGCAGTTCCCTCGTGTTTGTTAACTGGCGGAAGAAGACAATAACAGAAGTGACGTCCTCTGGTCAACTCCTTTCTCAGTTCACTCACGAGCAGTTGATTGAACCAACAACTCTTGCAGTTAACAGTGATGGTGAAATTCTTGTAGCAGACAATGCAGTGAATTCGGTTTTTGTTTTTCTTCCTGGTGGGAAATTGGTCAGAAAATGGGGAGTAAAAGGGAGCAAGCCAGGTCAGTTGGGATCCATTGCTGCATTGTGCACCGGTCCTGATAATGAAGTAATAGTCGCCGATTCCAGGATACAAGTTTTCTCTCCTGAAGGGCAGTACTCGCGCACTATTTTTGAAACCAAAG GGAAAGGACCTAAAGGAACATATGGTGGGCTGTTTCTGGACCCTAAAGGCTTTTTGCTCGCCACCAGACAAGAACGGAACAACTCTCGGATTCAGGTGTTTGATTACACTCTTGGAACCCTCATCTTCACCATAGACTCCCGCGAAGCCAAACTGAAGCGGCCTTCAGGTTTAGCCACAACACGAGATGGACATGTTGTTATTGTTGATCTCGGTAACGACTGCGTCAAGAAATTCAGGTACATGTAG